A genome region from Streptomyces pratensis includes the following:
- a CDS encoding glycosyltransferase family 4 protein has protein sequence MRVVIVTESFPPDVNGVAHCTLQTARHLAARGHQPLVIAPAGATASAGSTSTGDPCPVVRVPSLPLPGYPQVRVALPGRRLAAALTGHRAELVHLAGPFVLGVRGMAVAARLGLPAVAVYQTDLAGYARTYLGTGENVAWRRMRAVHSAADLTLAPSSAALRDLTDNGVPRVRLWPRGVDTVRFRPGLRDEALRRALAPGGEKIIGYAGRLAPEKHVELLAGACSLPGVRVVVVGDGPSEVSLRQALPGAVFLGRRTGDDLARFFASLDVFVHTGPYETFCQTVQEAMASGVPVVAPAAGGPLDLVAHGSTGLLVPPHDAEAVRAAVAALLTDPARAEDFGRTARAAVEGRTWEAVGDQLLGHYDEVLGGRTVVAA, from the coding sequence CATCGCCCCGGCCGGGGCGACGGCCTCCGCCGGCTCCACGTCCACCGGTGATCCCTGCCCCGTGGTACGCGTCCCCTCGCTGCCCCTGCCCGGCTACCCCCAGGTCCGCGTGGCCCTGCCCGGCCGGAGGCTCGCCGCCGCGCTCACCGGCCACCGCGCCGAACTCGTCCACCTGGCCGGCCCGTTCGTCCTCGGTGTGCGGGGCATGGCGGTCGCCGCCCGGCTCGGACTGCCCGCCGTAGCCGTCTACCAGACCGATCTGGCAGGCTACGCCCGCACGTATCTGGGTACGGGCGAGAACGTCGCCTGGCGCCGTATGCGGGCCGTGCACAGCGCCGCCGACCTCACCCTCGCCCCCTCCTCGGCCGCCCTGCGCGACCTCACCGACAACGGTGTGCCCCGGGTGCGGCTCTGGCCGCGCGGAGTGGACACCGTCCGGTTCCGCCCCGGTCTGCGCGACGAAGCCCTGCGCCGCGCCCTCGCCCCCGGCGGAGAGAAGATCATCGGGTACGCGGGGCGGCTCGCCCCCGAGAAGCACGTCGAACTCCTCGCCGGTGCCTGCTCGCTGCCGGGAGTGCGTGTCGTGGTCGTCGGCGACGGACCGAGCGAGGTGTCGCTGCGCCAGGCGCTTCCCGGCGCGGTGTTCCTGGGACGGCGCACGGGGGACGACCTCGCCCGGTTCTTCGCCTCCCTCGACGTCTTCGTGCACACCGGGCCGTACGAGACCTTCTGCCAGACCGTGCAGGAGGCGATGGCGTCCGGGGTCCCGGTCGTCGCCCCGGCGGCCGGCGGTCCGCTCGACCTCGTCGCCCACGGGAGCACCGGGCTTCTGGTGCCTCCCCACGACGCGGAGGCGGTACGGGCGGCGGTGGCCGCGCTCCTCACGGATCCCGCCCGCGCCGAGGACTTCGGCCGGACCGCGCGGGCCGCGGTCGAGGGCCGCACCTGGGAAGCCGTCGGCGACCAGCTCCTGGGCCACTACGACGAGGTCCTCGGCGGCCGGACGGTGGTGGCGGCGTGA